One window of the Devosia sp. 2618 genome contains the following:
- a CDS encoding adenosylcobinamide-GDP ribazoletransferase, with the protein MAQAPAGGLGLRDDFIMALRFFSRLPTGDSPHQKPDLRRIAMALPLASVAIGIGPVLLLIGASLIGLPSYFAAALAVGAMIVSSGAMAEDALADAADGLFGGHTTERRLEIMKDSRHGTYGVAALCIFVALRVTALGAVAAVNPLAAGAIWLAATIVGRSGSLWVAVALPSARVDGASATAGRLPKRGFAVGAVFALVLLFLLGGPASSLLGLGAAVLLAMAVIAGWTALCRRLVGGQTGDLIGTLGALVEIAVLIGLLPFV; encoded by the coding sequence GTGGCGCAGGCGCCTGCGGGGGGCCTTGGCCTGCGCGACGACTTCATCATGGCGCTGCGGTTTTTTTCGCGGCTGCCGACGGGGGACTCGCCACATCAGAAGCCTGATCTGAGGCGGATCGCCATGGCGCTGCCCCTGGCCAGCGTTGCCATCGGCATTGGGCCGGTGCTGCTGCTGATCGGCGCGTCGCTGATCGGCCTGCCGAGCTATTTTGCGGCGGCGCTGGCGGTTGGCGCGATGATCGTTTCCAGCGGGGCGATGGCCGAGGATGCGTTGGCGGACGCGGCGGACGGGCTGTTTGGCGGCCACACCACCGAACGCCGCCTTGAGATCATGAAGGACAGCCGGCACGGCACCTATGGCGTCGCGGCATTGTGCATTTTCGTGGCGCTGCGGGTGACGGCTCTGGGGGCCGTGGCAGCGGTCAATCCGCTGGCGGCGGGGGCGATCTGGCTGGCTGCGACGATTGTCGGGCGGTCGGGCTCGCTGTGGGTGGCGGTGGCGTTGCCGTCCGCGCGGGTGGATGGCGCATCGGCGACGGCGGGGCGGTTGCCCAAGCGCGGCTTTGCGGTTGGTGCGGTGTTCGCGCTGGTGTTGTTGTTCTTGCTGGGCGGGCCGGCGTCGAGCCTATTGGGACTTGGTGCGGCCGTGCTGCTAGCCATGGCCGTCATTGCGGGCTGGACGGCGTTGTGCCGGCGGCTGGTTGGCGGGCAGACGGGCGACCTGATCGGGACGCTGGGGGCGCTGGTGGAAATCGCGGTGCTGATCGGCCTGCTGCCGTTTGTTTAA
- a CDS encoding HD domain-containing phosphohydrolase, with protein MAKDLGIPVVDVDAFGQTELAEDPSLIFDVDLRSLDTVRRLKPLLANRGTGCRVFFIDPDVRVTGVHAQVLGADVTLPKAGTANDVQRAVRKHFGIPARSRTDVAKSIQNGMIALDQTFHSLNARTQLDTDSVMAAGAQIADAIRGAGADAWLAAVKGYHEGTFHHCMLVTGVSASFGARTGMARDDIIKLTTAGLLHDIGKAAVPVEILDKPGALTAGETAILREHPVFGADYLAAHSTIDASIQNAVRHHHEFLDGTGYPDGLRADQIDDLTRILTICDIYAALIERRSYKPANTPEQAIHVLEAMGAAGKVETSLVRALRGIMLPKLR; from the coding sequence GTGGCCAAGGATCTTGGCATTCCCGTCGTTGATGTGGACGCGTTCGGCCAAACTGAACTTGCCGAAGACCCCAGCCTGATCTTTGACGTCGACCTGCGCTCGCTGGACACTGTTCGGCGGCTCAAGCCGCTGCTGGCCAATCGTGGCACGGGATGCCGGGTGTTCTTTATCGACCCCGATGTGCGGGTGACCGGCGTGCATGCGCAGGTGCTTGGCGCCGACGTGACGCTGCCCAAGGCCGGCACGGCCAATGACGTGCAGCGCGCCGTGCGCAAGCATTTCGGTATTCCGGCCCGCTCGCGGACCGATGTCGCCAAGTCCATCCAAAACGGGATGATTGCGCTCGACCAGACGTTCCATTCGCTGAATGCGCGGACACAACTCGACACCGACAGTGTGATGGCGGCCGGCGCGCAGATCGCAGACGCCATTCGTGGCGCCGGGGCGGATGCGTGGCTGGCTGCGGTCAAGGGCTATCATGAGGGTACGTTTCACCACTGCATGCTGGTGACCGGCGTGTCGGCGAGCTTTGGCGCACGGACGGGCATGGCGCGCGACGACATTATCAAGCTGACCACCGCCGGGCTGCTACATGACATCGGCAAGGCGGCGGTGCCGGTGGAAATTCTGGACAAGCCAGGCGCGCTGACGGCGGGCGAGACGGCAATCCTGCGCGAACACCCGGTTTTTGGCGCGGATTATCTGGCGGCCCACAGCACGATCGACGCTTCGATCCAGAACGCGGTGCGGCACCATCACGAATTTCTGGATGGCACCGGCTATCCCGATGGATTGCGGGCAGATCAGATCGACGACCTGACCCGCATCCTCACTATCTGCGATATCTACGCGGCATTGATCGAGCGGCGCAGCTACAAGCCAGCCAATACGCCCGAGCAGGCAATTCATGTACTCGAAGCCATGGGCGCCGCCGGCAAGGTCGAGACCAGCCTGGTGCGGGCGCTCCGAGGCATCATGCTGCCGAAGTTGCGCTAG
- the cobT gene encoding nicotinate-nucleotide--dimethylbenzimidazole phosphoribosyltransferase, whose translation MPTLSPAYADVIELLTIAPDGDEAAVEAVRAREAQLTKPAGSLGALEGMVEFLARWQGRAHPRLDNPMVTIFAANHGVTDQGVSAFPREVTAQMVANFTNGGAAISQICALHEINLRVFELALELPTGDITIEPALDDKMCAATIAYGMEAIAGKPDLICLGEMGIGNTTVAAAIYAALYGGTGADWVGRGTGVDDAGLARKADAVDRALAHHAGELDHPLAILARVGGREIAAMLGALIAARHQKVPVIVDGFVATAAAAIAHAVNPAAIDHCLFGHVSAEHGHARALAAMGQKSLLDLGMRLGEGSGAALAAVLAKTALHLHNNMATFESAAVSGKDA comes from the coding sequence ATGCCCACTCTGAGCCCCGCCTATGCCGACGTCATCGAACTGTTGACGATTGCCCCCGATGGCGACGAAGCCGCTGTCGAAGCTGTCCGCGCCCGCGAAGCGCAATTGACCAAGCCTGCGGGCTCGCTCGGCGCGCTTGAGGGCATGGTGGAGTTCCTCGCGCGCTGGCAGGGCAGGGCCCATCCGCGCCTCGACAATCCGATGGTCACGATTTTCGCCGCCAATCACGGCGTCACCGATCAGGGCGTTTCGGCCTTCCCGCGCGAAGTCACCGCGCAGATGGTCGCCAATTTCACCAATGGCGGCGCCGCCATTTCCCAGATTTGTGCGCTGCACGAAATCAACCTGCGCGTGTTTGAACTGGCACTGGAACTCCCGACCGGCGACATCACCATCGAACCCGCTCTCGACGACAAGATGTGCGCCGCCACCATCGCCTATGGCATGGAAGCCATTGCCGGTAAGCCCGACCTGATTTGCCTCGGCGAAATGGGCATCGGCAACACCACCGTCGCTGCCGCCATCTATGCCGCGCTCTATGGTGGCACTGGCGCCGATTGGGTCGGTCGCGGCACCGGTGTCGATGATGCGGGCCTTGCGCGCAAAGCCGACGCAGTGGATCGCGCACTCGCCCATCACGCCGGCGAACTCGATCACCCGCTGGCCATTCTCGCCCGCGTCGGTGGCCGCGAAATCGCCGCCATGCTCGGCGCGCTGATTGCTGCCCGCCACCAGAAGGTTCCGGTCATCGTCGACGGCTTCGTCGCCACAGCGGCCGCCGCCATTGCGCACGCCGTCAATCCAGCCGCCATCGACCATTGCCTCTTTGGCCATGTCTCGGCCGAACACGGCCATGCGCGTGCGCTGGCAGCCATGGGCCAAAAGAGTCTGCTTGATCTGGGTATGCGCTTGGGCGAAGGCAGCGGCGCAGCGCTTGCTGCGGTGCTGGCCAAGACGGCGCTGCACCTTCACAACAATATGGCGACCTTTGAAAGCGCTGCCGTCAGCGGCAAGGACGCCTAG